Proteins encoded within one genomic window of Nonomuraea gerenzanensis:
- the ctaD gene encoding aa3-type cytochrome oxidase subunit I, protein MTIDEPRTDEPLTSAVATVRPSSKGRIIASWLSSTDHKVIGYMYLIASFIFFSLAGVMALLIRAELVHPGLQLVSNEQYNQLFTMHGTIMMLLFATPLFAGFANVIMPLQIGSPDVAFPRLNAVSFWLFLFGGIIAVSGFLSPSGAASFGWFAYTPLSDAVFSPGIGGDLWVMGLSLAGVGTILGAVNFITTIICMRAPGMTMFRMSIFTWNVLLTSMLVLMAFPVLAAALLALEADRKVGTQFFDPGNGGPMLWQHLFWFFGHPEVYIIALPFFGIITEVLPVFSRKPIFGYIGLVGATIAIAGLSMTVWAHHMFPTGQVLLPFFSFFTFLIAVPTGVKFFNWIGTMWRGHLSFETPMMFAIGFLITFLLGGLTGVILGSPPLDFHVTDTYFVVAHFHYVVFGTVVFAMFAGFYFWWPKMTGRMLHEGLGKLHFWLLFVGFHLTFLVQHWLGVAGMPRRYADYSAADGFTDLHLVSSIGAFVLGASTLPFLFNVWYTARRSRRVVVDDPWGFGNSLEWATSCPPPRHNFTSMPRIRSERPAFDLHYPHAGGQAAE, encoded by the coding sequence TACATGTACCTGATCGCCTCCTTCATCTTCTTCTCGCTGGCCGGCGTCATGGCGCTGCTCATCCGGGCCGAGCTCGTCCATCCCGGCCTGCAACTGGTGAGCAACGAGCAGTACAACCAGCTCTTCACCATGCACGGCACGATCATGATGCTGCTGTTCGCCACCCCGCTGTTCGCCGGGTTCGCCAACGTGATCATGCCGCTGCAGATCGGCTCGCCCGACGTGGCCTTCCCCCGGCTGAACGCGGTGAGCTTCTGGCTGTTCCTGTTCGGCGGGATCATCGCGGTCAGCGGCTTCCTGAGCCCGTCGGGCGCGGCCAGCTTCGGCTGGTTCGCCTACACGCCGCTGTCGGACGCCGTCTTCTCCCCGGGCATCGGCGGCGACCTGTGGGTCATGGGGCTGAGCCTGGCGGGCGTCGGGACGATCCTCGGCGCGGTCAACTTCATCACCACGATCATCTGCATGCGGGCGCCGGGCATGACGATGTTCCGCATGTCGATCTTCACCTGGAACGTGCTGCTGACCAGCATGCTCGTGCTGATGGCGTTCCCCGTGCTGGCCGCCGCGCTGCTCGCGCTGGAGGCGGACCGCAAGGTCGGCACCCAGTTCTTCGACCCCGGCAACGGCGGCCCGATGCTCTGGCAGCACCTGTTCTGGTTCTTCGGGCACCCCGAGGTCTACATCATCGCGCTGCCGTTCTTCGGGATCATCACCGAGGTGCTGCCGGTCTTCAGCCGCAAGCCCATCTTCGGCTACATCGGCCTGGTCGGCGCCACCATCGCCATCGCGGGGCTGTCGATGACCGTCTGGGCGCACCACATGTTCCCCACCGGGCAGGTGCTGCTGCCGTTCTTCTCCTTCTTCACCTTCCTCATCGCGGTGCCGACGGGGGTGAAGTTCTTCAACTGGATCGGCACCATGTGGCGCGGGCACCTGAGCTTCGAGACGCCGATGATGTTCGCGATCGGGTTCCTCATCACGTTCCTGCTCGGCGGCCTGACCGGCGTCATCCTCGGCTCACCGCCGCTGGACTTCCACGTCACCGACACCTACTTCGTCGTGGCCCACTTCCACTACGTGGTCTTCGGCACCGTGGTGTTCGCGATGTTCGCCGGGTTCTACTTCTGGTGGCCCAAGATGACGGGGCGCATGCTGCACGAGGGGCTCGGCAAGCTGCACTTCTGGCTCCTGTTCGTCGGCTTCCACCTGACGTTCCTGGTCCAGCACTGGCTCGGCGTGGCCGGCATGCCGCGCCGCTACGCCGACTACAGCGCCGCCGACGGCTTCACCGACCTGCACCTGGTCTCCTCCATCGGGGCGTTCGTGCTGGGCGCCTCGACGCTGCCGTTCCTGTTCAACGTCTGGTACACCGCGCGCAGGAGCAGGCGCGTGGTCGTGGACGACCCCTGGGGGTTCGGCAACTCGCTGGAGTGGGCCACCTCCTGCCCGCCCCCCCGGCACAACTTCACCAGCATGCCCCGCATCCGTTCCGAACGGCCCGCCTTCGACCTGCACTACCCGCACGCCGGCGGGCAGGCGGCGGAGTGA
- a CDS encoding DUF3040 domain-containing protein, with the protein MDGLSPQERLVLAAIELELRHNGERLASRLSEFNERAEREGPRRFCDHVSRAEVAVVGVMVLILTGIVTLVIVTCK; encoded by the coding sequence GTGGACGGCCTGTCACCCCAGGAGCGGCTCGTCCTGGCGGCGATCGAGCTCGAACTGCGGCACAACGGGGAACGCCTGGCCAGCCGGCTCAGCGAGTTCAACGAGCGCGCCGAGCGGGAGGGCCCGCGCCGCTTCTGCGACCACGTCAGCCGCGCCGAGGTGGCCGTGGTGGGCGTCATGGTGCTGATCCTGACCGGGATCGTCACGCTGGTGATCGTCACCTGCAAGTGA
- a CDS encoding PIG-L family deacetylase: MDFGLLCVHAHPDDEAIWTGGTLARYADAGARTAVVTCTWAKGTHRAAELERALDLLGAGAPRLLGYADAGKAESAPGAPRFVDVPLEETVGRLVEHIRQVRPDVVLTYDGYGSYGHPDHVHAHRVTLAAVEAAGYDQLYPGTGDPWRPRAVYLATVPRSVAVAGWEEVFGAPPEPGQAMLGVPDEEIAVHLDVSAWAERKWAAMHAHESEVGRGASMTLLTSLPERARAQLLGNEWYRRVSFAGGRRATSLEG, translated from the coding sequence ATGGATTTCGGTCTGCTGTGTGTGCACGCGCATCCCGACGACGAGGCGATCTGGACGGGCGGCACCCTGGCCAGGTACGCCGACGCCGGCGCCAGGACCGCCGTGGTGACCTGCACCTGGGCCAAGGGCACGCACCGCGCGGCGGAGCTGGAGCGCGCCCTGGACCTGCTCGGCGCGGGCGCCCCGCGGCTGCTCGGATACGCCGACGCGGGCAAGGCCGAGTCGGCGCCCGGCGCGCCGCGCTTCGTGGACGTGCCGCTGGAGGAGACGGTGGGGCGGCTGGTCGAGCACATCAGGCAGGTCAGGCCGGACGTGGTGCTCACCTACGACGGCTACGGCAGTTACGGCCATCCGGATCACGTGCACGCCCACCGCGTCACGCTGGCGGCGGTCGAGGCGGCCGGGTACGACCAGCTCTATCCCGGTACGGGCGATCCGTGGCGGCCACGGGCGGTCTACCTGGCCACGGTCCCGCGCTCGGTGGCCGTGGCGGGGTGGGAGGAGGTGTTCGGGGCGCCGCCGGAGCCGGGGCAGGCGATGCTGGGCGTGCCCGACGAGGAGATCGCCGTTCACCTGGACGTGTCGGCGTGGGCGGAGCGCAAGTGGGCGGCCATGCACGCGCACGAGTCGGAGGTGGGGCGCGGCGCGTCGATGACGTTGCTGACGTCGCTGCCGGAGCGGGCGCGGGCGCAGTTGCTGGGCAACGAGTGGTACCGGCGGGTGTCGTTCGCCGGGGGGCGGCGGGCCACCTCGCTGGAGGGGTAG